The following are encoded in a window of Carya illinoinensis cultivar Pawnee chromosome 15, C.illinoinensisPawnee_v1, whole genome shotgun sequence genomic DNA:
- the LOC122296298 gene encoding alpha-xylosidase 1-like, with translation MAPHLTHHGLQSSSHAKKVASSTSLTCISVITPSAFLYQTSSCTKFSIQQFSETLFHRSNSKPPMVSPTSLPSSNLLSLVLVLVLFAAAGVNFAFSTSIPPTKIGNGYRLISIGNTPDGGILGHLQVIKKNQIYGPDIPQLQLFVKHEAPDRLRVHITDAEKQRWEVPYDLLPREQPPKLKQTIGKSRKSAITALEYSGPELIFSYTKEPFGFAVKRKSNGQTLFNSSSDASDPFGNLVFKDQYLEISTKLPKDASLYGLGENSQPHGIKLYPNDPYTLYTTDVSAINLNTDLYGSHPVYMDLRNDGGRPYAHAVLLLNSNGMDVFYRGTSLTYKVIGGVFDFYFFAGPTPLSVVDQYTSFVGRPAPMPYWSLGFHQCRWGYHNLSVIEDVVENYKKARIPLDVIWNDDDHMDGKKDFTLNPANYPRPKLLAFLDKIHSIGMKYIVIIDPGIAVNSSYGVYQRAIANDVFIKYEGEPFLAQVWPGAVNFPDFLNPKTVSWWGDEIHRFHELVPVDGLWIDMNEVSNFCSGKCKIPEGKQCPTGTGPGWICCLDCKNITKTRWDDPPYKINASGLQVPIGFKTIATSATHYNGILEYDAHSLYGFSQSVATHKALQGLEGKRPFILSRSTYVGSGKYAAHWTGDNKGTWEDLQISISTVLNFGIFGVPMVGSDICGFYPAPTEELCNRWIEVGAFYPFSRDHANYYSPRQELYQWESVAESARNALGMRYKLLPYLYTLNYEAHISGAPIARPLFFSFPSYTECYGLSTQFLLGSSLMVSPVLEQGKSEVKALFPPGSWYSLFNMTQIIASKEGRYVTLDAPLNVVNVHLYQNTILPMQQGGLISKDARMTPFSLVVTFPAGTTEGQAKGNLFLDEDELPDMKLGNGYSTYIDFYGTITKGNVKVWSEVQESMFALGRGWHIEKISVLGLDGSGEASSLEIDGNPVTGDSNIKMNITEQKFQEELDDGEDKKKIVMIEIKGLKLSVGKNFAISWKMGNKI, from the exons ATGGCCCCACACCTCACTCATCACGGACTGCAATCATCATCACATGCCAAGAAAGTGGCCTCGTCTACCTCACTCACATGCATCTCTGTCATCACACCATCAGCCTTTTTATACCAAACATCAAGCTGTACCAAATTTTCCATCCAACAGTTCTCAGAGACACTCTTTCACAGGAGTAATAGTAAGCCACCAATGGTTTCTCCAACCTCGCTACCCTCTTCAAATCTCTTGTCTCTCGTGCTAGTTCTTGTCCTTTTTGCAGCAGCAGGAGTAAACTTCGCATTCTCTACCTCCATTCCACCAACCAAGATTGGCAATGGCTACCGTCTGATCTCCATTGGGAACACCCCTGATGGTGGCATCCTGGGTCATCTCCAAGTCATCAAGAAGAACCAAATCTACGGTCCTGATATCCCTCAGTTGCAGCTCTTTGTCAA GCACGAGGCTCCGGACCGATTAAGGGTACATATCACTGACGCAGAGAAGCAGAGATGGGAGGTACCTTACGATCTCTTGCCCAGAGAGCAACCTCCAAAGCTGAAGCAAACCATTGGGAAGTCCAGAAAGAGTGCGATCACTGCGTTAGAGTATTCCGGCCCAGAGCTCATCTTCAGCTACACCAAGGAGCCATTTGGATTCGCAGTGAAGAGGAAATCAAATGGGCAAACCCTCTTCAACTCAAGCTCTGATGCATCCGACCCATTTGGCAACTTGGTGTTTAAGGACCAGTACCTCGAGATTTCCACCAAGTTACCCAAAGACGCCTCGCTGTACGGCCTGGGAGAGAACTCTCAGCCCCATGGCATCAAGCTGTATCCAAATGATCCTTATACTTTGTACACCACCGATGTATCGGCCATCAATCTTAACACTGATCTATATGGGTCGCACCCGGTGTACATGGATCTCAGGAACGATGGCGGAAGGCCATATGCACACGCGGTTCTGTTGTTGAACAGCAATGGGATGGATGTGTTTTACAGGGGCACTTCTTTGACGTACAAGGTTATTGGGGGTGTCTTCGATTTTTACTTCTTTGCTGGGCCTACTCCTTTGAGTGTGGTTGATCAGTACACCTCCTTCGTTGGCAGACCAGCTCCAATGCCTTACTGGTCTCTAG GGTTCCACCAATGCAGATGGGGTTACCATAATTTATCTGTAATTGAAGATGTTGTTGAGAACTACAAAAAAGCAAGAATCCCACTGGATGTGATTTGGAATGATGATGATCACATGGATGGAAAAAAGGACTTCACCCTCAATCCTGCCAACTACCCTCGTCCAAAGCTTTTGGCATTCCTAGACAAAATACATAGTATAGGTATGAAGTATATTGTCATTATTGATCCAGGAATTGCTGTTAATTCCAGTTATGGCGTATATCAAAGGGCAATTGCCAATGATGTTTTCATAAAGTATGAGGGTGAACCCTTCTTAGCTCAAGTTTGGCCGGGGGCTGTAAACTTTCCAGACTTCCTTAATCCAAAAACTGTTTCGTGGTGGGGTGATGAAATCCACCGCTTTCATGAACTTGTTCCTGTTGATGGTCTATGGATTGACATGAATGAAGTTTCAAATTTCTGTTCTGGAAAGTGCAAAATCCCTGAGGGCAAGCAGTGCCCAACTGGTACAGGACCAGGTTGGATATGCTGCTTGGACTGCAAAAACATTACAAAGACAAGATGGGATGATCCTCCTTACAAAATAAATGCATCAGGTTTGCAGGTGCCTATAGGGTTTAAAACCATAGCCACTAGTGCAACTCACTACAATGGCATTTTGGAATACGATGCTCACAGTCTCTATGGTTTCTCTCAATcagttgcaactcacaaagcCCTCCAAGGACTTGAGGGCAAGCGGCCATTCATATTGTCTCGCTCAACTTATGTTGGGTCGGGTAAATATGCCGCCCATTGGACGGGTGATAACAAGGGAACTTGGGAAGATTTGCAGATTTCAATTTCAACTGTACTCAATTTTGGTATATTTGGGGTGCCAATGGTTGGTTCAGATATATGTGGGTTCTATCCAGCTCCTACTGAAGAGCTTTGCAACCGCTGGATTGAAGTTGGTGCTTTCTACCCATTCTCAAGGGATCATGCAAACTACTATTCCCCACGTCAGGAGCTTTATCAATGGGAGTCAGTAGCCGAGTCTGCTCGAAATGCACTGGGTATGAGGTATAAGCTCCTGCCATACCTATACACCTTGAATTACGAGGCTCATATTAGTGGAGCGCCAATAGCCAGGCCACTTTTCTTCTCGTTCCCAAGTTACACCGAATGTTATGGGTTGAGCACCCAGTTCTTGCTGGGGAGCAGTCTCATGGTATCACCAGTTCTTGAGCAAGGGAAGTCAGAGGTCAAAGCACTGTTCCCCCCTGGTAGTTGGTACAGTTTGTTTAATATGACACAAATCATTGCATCGAAAGAAGGGCGCTATGTTACACTAGATGCACCTTTGAACGTAGTTAATGTGCATTTGTATCAGAATACCATCCTACCAATGCAGCAGGGTGGCCTAATTTCAAAGGATGCTAGAATGACACCTTTTAGCCTGGTCGTTACCTTCCCAGCAGGAACTACTGAAGGACAAGCCAAAGGAAACCTTTTCCTTGATGAGGATGAGCTTCCAGATATGAAACTTGGAAACGGGTATTCCACctatattgatttctatggaacAATTACTAAGGGAAATGTGAAGGTGTGGTCAGAAGTCCAGGAGAGCATGTTTGCTTTGGGTAGGGGTTGGCATATAGAGAAGATTTCAGTGCTGGGATTGGATGGAAGTGGAGAGGCATCTTCCCTTGAGATAGATGGAAACCCTGTGACGGGTGATTCAAACATAAAGATGAACATAACAGAGCAGAAGTTCCAAGAGGAGCTGGACGATGGAGAGGATAAGAAGAAGATTGTGATGATAGAGATTAAAGGCTTGAAACTTTCCGTAGGAAAGAACTTTGCCATTTCCTGGAAAATGGGAAACAAAATTTGA